GCGGTGATAAGGATACTTCTGATACTTTGTCCTCATGTTGTATCTCGGTGTCTTCTTCCACAATATCGCCTTGTTGTGTCTCTATGTCAGATACTAACGGCGAATTGACATCAGCAGTCGGAGTTTGAGCATCCAAAGAAAGCGGATATTCTTCAGAAATAGTCTGGTTAGCTGGAGTATAGCTATAGTAGTTCTGAGACTGCACATTGATCGGTTCAGGCAACGAGTAGCCTTGAGTCTGCATCCACTTTCTGATTAAAGGAGATGAATAAGGGTTGTCTGGTGTGACAATTTGCGAAGTTTGCGGAAGAACTACTTCTGGAAAAGAATTATCCGGCGATCGCGCATCCAGTTCGACTAATTCCGGTGCATCTGGAGAGCCTTCTAAGTCAATTGCATTTTCCGACTCAGCTACAGTAGTATTAAGCTGCGGCGATTCCTCATGAGTTTGATAATCCAAAGCATTTTGCACGTTGCTTTGAACTGCTTCAAAGTCACCAGGTAAAGGTTTAAGCGGTGTCAAATATCTAAAAGTAGAACCTGCACTCAGAGAAAGTCTTGTTTGTTCCTCAATTATTGGTACTTGACGCTCGGTTATAGTATCTGTGTTCTCTAAACGCTGGGATTTTGACGAGGTGTCCAAAACAACAGCAGCAGCAATCATTTTAGTTTGCCCGCGAGAAAACGTTGGCAATTCAGGCGATGTCTTTTGACAAGAAGCAGAGCTTCTACGCGCTGCTGCTGATTTCCTTAACGTTCGCGGATCAATTCGCGGTGGTAAAGCTTTTTTCGGCGATGTCTGAAAAACCAAATTCTGATCGTATCTTACGCTTTTTACCAGATTAAACAGTTGTAAATCAAGGGTTGATGGTAACGGTTCTTTAGGAATAGTAGGCGGCGCGTAGAAGCTCTGCTTCTTGTCGCCAGACATCGCTGAATCTAGTTCTGGTGTACTATGTTTGACAGCAGTGGTAATTGCCAGTAATTGTGTCACATCTGCTGTAATTGTGAAAGACTGACTGGCTAACAGTGTTACCTCACCAATTCCAGCGAGTGCGCCATACAAACTCATGTCTGCTAAAATCAGCTTAGATTCGCAATCAGCGGGAATTTGAATTTGGCTGCTGATAGTACACGGTAAAATCTTTTCAGGTATTGGTTGCCTGACTTGAGTTAATATTTCCGATTTTTGGGGCGATCGCATTTCAATTCGCACTTCTGCCGCACAGACGCTTTCTAAATCTGATGTGTCACTCAGCAGTTCTTGTTTTAATTCTACGCGCCCATTGACACAAAGAGTTTCTCCCCAACGAGCAACATAAGTTTCCTGCTCTAAGGTTAGCAGTAGTGGCGGTGCTTGCTCTTCAGGAGTAACATCAATCGCTTCATCATGAAGCAAAGATTCAGAAGCAGGTAAAGCTAACTCTAATAAGTTTTGTAAAATTTGCTCTGCCGTTTCACCTTTAACCCACACTGGGGTAATAGGTGCATCTTCTTCTTTTATAGTTGGCAAAGGCTCAGTAGTCGCAGCGTTACTTTGTGTAGTAATTATCGGCTCTGCTTTAACGGTGATAGTGTTATGTATGGTAGTAGAAGTTTGGGCTGCGGCTGTTGATAAGCTGTTGCGATGAGAAAAAGTATCTGAGCCGGGTGAAAGATGATGCTCAGAGTCGTCCAATCTCTTGACATCCGATAAAACTGCCGATTCGGGCAGAACTTGTATTTTGATGCTGTATTGCCAGGATTTACCGAGCATATCTGACATCAAATCGCCAGAGCATCGTAACTCCCAAACTCCCGGCTTCAAGTGGGTGAAGGGGATAACTGCCATTAAGCCTTCATTGTTAGTGCGACGCGATCGCTTTTGAACTCGTCGCAGGAGAGGAACTTCCTGAGTGGAGGAATGAATTACGCGCACTTCTACATCTATATTAGGACGGTTAGAGCGAGCCAAAACTCGATACCGACCTTCCAATATTTCTAAATTTGGCGATTCCAAGGTATGCCAAGAGCGATCGCCCTGTTTCTGTATTAGAAATTGCCAGTGTTCCATTGTGGGTGATGCCGAAACCGAAGGGAAGCACAGTAATATTTTGCATTACTTTGCTAGCCAGTGTACCCCAGGAAGTTGTAATTGCATCACCTGTTGATACAAAAGAACAATTACAGCTAGAGGCAAGTACTGCACCCTTTATACTTCACTTGTGTGACTTCACCCAAGCGGGTAAAGCGAATTTCAATGCGTCGCCATGTGGCATCTTCAAATAAAGATAGATCGTACAGTTGAGCGGACATCTACAAATAGTCAGTCATTGCTGGGAATGCACCAACACCAGCCACATCAGAGAAGCAATCGTTAGTATGCGCCACAGATCAAGCTTGAGCTGACGCAACCTTCCATGCTTTAAGAAGAGTGATGGTATTTATGCTGATTGTAAAATCCTCAGTTTGTAATATATCTTGTTGGGAAATTTTTCTCAGTATTGCCAGTATTAGTTCTAATATATTTAGTAGCATAAATTGATAGTATTTTCTTATTTTAGAGAGAAAAACTGCAAGATTCCCGATAAGGACTCGATATAGTGATAATCTTACCTTTGGTAACTAATCTCGTTTTGAAAGGCAGGCAAACAGTAAATTATGAAGAATCTAATTAAAAAAATAGCAGTGGTAACTGCTATTGTTTTTGCAGTGGTCTTTTCCACGATCAGCGATCCAGCTTATGCCTTCGTGGGAAGCGATTTGGATACACTAAAATTGACAAGAAATTGTCCAAACTGTGATCTAGCAGGAGCCGACTTACATGAAGAGAAGCTGTCAGGAGCTAAATTATATGGCGCTGACCTGACAGGAGCCAAACTATATAACGCTGATCTATCAGGAGCTAGCCTATCAGGAGCTAGCCTATCAGGAGCTAGCCTATCAGGAGCCAACCTATCAGGAGCCTATTTAC
Above is a genomic segment from Tolypothrix sp. NIES-4075 containing:
- a CDS encoding pentapeptide repeat-containing protein translates to MKNLIKKIAVVTAIVFAVVFSTISDPAYAFVGSDLDTLKLTRNCPNCDLAGADLHEEKLSGAKLYGADLTGAKLYNADLSGASLSGASLSGASLSGANLSGAYLQKADLEGAYLQKANLEGATLYGANLQDATLYGALLKGAKLKGTNLEGAKLKGANIEEAIK